From Manihot esculenta cultivar AM560-2 chromosome 18, M.esculenta_v8, whole genome shotgun sequence:
aatcagatcgattcgattcaaatcgatttttttattcataatcaatttaatttttataaatactaaaattttaaaatttaaatttatttagtttaattcgattttaaattaaacaaacTAAATATTCACCTCTAACTCTAAGAGAGAAAACTAAAACTAGCCCCTCATAGCCGGTCTAGTTTAAACCCATACGCCATTGAGCAGGGTAAATCTGAGTCCGGTTCAAAGCGAACATTATCTAACTAAGGCTAAATTTATGGGTtggttttcaaaattttttggtTTTAGTTTCTCAGCATGTATGAGCATTCTTTCACTCATTTTTTGTACTTGTTATTTAATCCCATGTGatataacaaattaataaaaattaaataatgaaataaatctAACTATTTTACgagtgaatttttaaaatatgataattaattagtaatttttttataaaataaataattatttttatacaaatatttatttctatttattatGTTATATAAATGTTCTGTATAATATAACGGTGGTGCTCAATAAATATGCATGATAATAAGCCAGGCAAATTTGCAAAAATAATAGAtatgattgatttgattaactgGGAGCTTTTCAACATCAAGGGACTCTTTCGTATTTTAGCTCCTTTGCAGTTGCTATATGATTGAGACTCTTTCaacgttttatttatttatttatattctagCATGTGAAACTTAATACTTGATGTTTTGAGATCCGAAAAAGTTAGAATTTTATAGAGTATGAATAAACTTTGTTTGAGAGGTTACCTATTCCTCCtttattcattttttcttttattttctaatgatGTATAACCGCTATTATACTATAGTGCCACTTGTTCTTATCACGCATTCTCGTATATATGGACATACTTGCTAATCCATACTGGTCAGACGGTCATTTAATTCTCCTCCGACGCGCATGCTGGTATGGCCGGAGCGTATTCGGGTTTATTCTCCTACTTCTCATCCCACTAGTACTAGGGTTTGTTCTCGAGATCCAGGCCTTGGATCAATCCGGCCTACTTCAATTACGGACTGGATGACATATCAATGGTACTAGGGTCTCCCCTTGAAATCTAGACCTTGGATTAATTCGGTCTGCATAGAGACCAGCAGTCAGTCAGCTGCTACAGTTTTAGTCaagtgtcagccagaggtgagtagaactgaactaatatcttattttaaagtaatcaaactttttgagcatgttcatgcatcatgaatgtcatattatgtaataggttgtttgcattagaattcacgaatatgatgcattatataatttactgttgttgtggatggatattggatgacccactaaccttcaatatgatatgatatgatataatacgatacggaagtccaggtcgagacccattctatgcccctggcaatatgtaagagaaagtccaggtcgagacccattctacgcccttggcaatatataagagaaagttcaggtcgagacccattctacgcccctggcatttatggatatgttatgttatgtttaagcgaaagtcttgaggagctccatcgagggccgggcacattggatatgtagagggttattagtgacaagtccatattgatgtgaattgtttgtattgtggcgcatttcatatgaacatatgtttattaaaccgtttttatgttctgctcactaggctcttgtagcttatccttttcccctaaccctaAGTTTGTAGGTCGAAGATAGCTTCGGAAgtcggcatagtagctggtatagttaatgtaatagtatagttgtggacatgtaaatttttaatggattagaattgtattTAGCcctaatatatgtttttataaatccCTATTTCATAatctttatgtaaaaattttaatgacGAGTTATGTTTGAATCAAACTTGAGACATGTGAGTACTTGATGATAgttctagtgtgggttttatgtatacagtttatgatgcatgcataACTCAGACTTTGATTcgtgaaatgtttaagttttataaaaatgtataatcatgtattaaatttttataaggtACATATGatatatagtaggcttgctatgggttccggcaacattaaatcgatctgaatcctagcgctggcAGCGGCTTGGATTCCTGGTCGTTACAATTTGCTTCAATTATGGACTGAATGACATATTGATAAATTGATTTGTTTGGTGAGTTCTACTAAGTTTTGGgtctattttttttctcttgagTCTTACCTCAGTCCAAATATCAAAAATCTGGTGATCATTAATATTTACAATCAAGATTATACAAACTAATTAAAAGATCGACCGATATTTAAAACCATTATGTacctaatatattaattttctttattaatgaaatatatatcAGAATTTTTTAACAGTATATTGCAAATTAATAATCCTAATTAACCaagtaaaagataaattaactaattaaacatCGATTAAAAACATGTACAAGTATAATAAGgcgattcattaattaattcgtACATGAATATAGTGATAGAAAATATATAACTAttgtaaatattattaataataatgataccaacctataatttaatataattaatagctGTCAATGTGCATATAATGtcatctaatatttttaaatctttaCAGTTTATGCTTTGCATAATAAAGAAATTCAAAAAAATCAAGAGTATTTTAAAaggagaggaaaaaaaaaaagaataaatatacGTGATTCCTAACAGAAACAAAAATCTCTCTCTTGCCATCCTCTATCTATGAAGCATTGACTTTGAATTAGCTTGGACCTGTGATGTTACATTTTTCTgggtgatttttattttttgaaccaaaatgaaaattaaagatCAAGATTCAATTACATATATTTGTCATCGGAATAAATtcgtaaataatttttaaatgattaaaaaataagatcCCATAATGAAGTAATGCTTTCCATATAgccaaagaaaatataaaaaatttatatatcgtAACTCAAAAACTATTAGATAATTTATGTACGGCTCCTCAATCATGGATTGAATAGATCTGAATTTAGACAACCATAACCCTCCATGGTCAAGCAATTTTACCGAATTTTATCAGAGaaagtttttttatatattgtaaTATTCCCACCACCTACTCTCACACACCCTTTCGAACTGTATGATTCACTATGGAATTCCAAGTAGCTTTCAGGGATGAACCATACATCACCACTTGGATTTGGtcatttttattatctaaacTTTGTCAATGCCGGCCTCTCTACTCACTATAAATACTTGTAGCTTCACCTTCACTTTTGTCTCGCACTGCATAAGTTTCAAAGAATCATCTAATACTAACAAGATTATGGCTAAGCGTTTCAAGCTTAAACTCTCTCGTGTCATTCCTTCATTTCAAATCTGTCGATCCAAAAATGCTTCAGAAATTCCAGTCCCAGTAATCTATCGGGTATCGCCTTTCAACCCAAAGGCACTTGATATCAATTACCCTAAACTCCCAGACCCACCACCGTCAACACCAGATACTTACAAACGCCATCTGTCAGGGAAGAAAGCTTCCGTTGGCTGCAGATGCCAAGCAAGATCACTCGCACAGTATCTAGCTGATTGCAGCTTCGACTCCCTGGATTTTGCACGGGAGAAAGAAGCTTATGAGCGGCGCCCCACCAAACTTCACCCATATATGGAGAGTATATCATTTTCCGATGAGAGTAACGGGAATATTTCACCGATTATAGCATCTGCTAGCCGGAAGAACAAGAAGAAAGAGGACAGGAAAGATTCCAATAAGGGTGAAATGGCTGTTTCATGGGAAGATGGTGGTTGCAGCTTTAGCAGCGAGGGTAAAGAAAATGAAGTAGAAACTGAAACCCTTCTCTTTCCTTCAAGAAGCTTCTCATATGATTCCTCGTATGACTTCTGCTATCCGTTTGTGAATACCACAACCAAGAAAACAGACAACGGAAACAAGAAAACAGGTGGAATGAAAATTCGAAAACTCAAACGCCAGGTTTCCAAGAACCAGAAGTTGTCGTCTCCAGAAGTTATTTCTCCGATGAGAGCATCAGTTCTGCGGAAGATGATATCATGCACGGCAGATGGGAAGGTGAAGGAGAGCGTAGCGGTGGTGAAGAAATCAAAGGATCCTTACGAGGACTTCAAAAGGTCCATGCTAGAGATGATATTGGAGAAGCAGATGTTTGAGGCCAAGGATCTGGAGGAACTTTTGCATTGTTTTTTGTCCTTGAATTCCAGGCAATATCATGGAGTTATTGTGGAGGCCTTCTCGGATATTTGGGAGACCCTGTTCTGTGATTCTCCTGCAAAGAAGCGAAATTCCGTGCATTTCTAGGTTTAAAAACTGAGGAAGGTCAAAGAGAAAGcgatttctttttttcttttatggaATTAGTTTTTCTGGAGATGAGTGCTTTTAAGGGATAACTATTTTTTGCTATTACAAGATGTTCTTGTTGCTACTTTAATTATGAACTTTTCTTCTGAAAAAAGATTATGAATTTTTCTCCCCTTGGGATATTCCTGTTATAAATGAAGTTAATTATCATATGAATATTAGCACATGGTATCATTCCACAATCTCCACCTAAGTGAAAGGTAAAACCCCAGAATTTAGTCATGATAATTAATTAAGTGAtagaaatttgaatatgaaatcCATTAACTttgtttgaattaaaaaaatttataagaatttaattcaattaaaattttttttatttgaaatggattttcattttcaaataaaatggcATCACgtacaattttataattttataattttatcttaaaattattttcttacagAATAATGCCAAATGTAGGATAAGGATATgaggaaataaattaatttaattgtataATTTTGCTTCTTCTCCCAGTTTATTTTACTCTTAACTTTTGTAGAATtccaaattttataatttgaaaacaaTTACGGGAATACCTAAATAAACTCATTGATAATTAATTATACAATTGACTCTTATATTGAATAGTTGAAGTAAAAATATAGAATTAATTCTTAAAACCAGAAATAGTGGAGAGTTTCTTTTTTATTCTGTTACCCAAGGTTGGTATACATGTGCAAAGAAAAGGTATCATCtttcaatatatttaatatttttttttattaattttacttttttaaaagcCAATGTTAATGTTGTGGCCATGATAGGGAAGTTGCAAATAAATACCCCAACTCTCAAGTTTGGTAACATTTTGGGGCTGGGTAGCTAAATGcaatggaaatgggaaagaaAACAAAAGAGGTACTTATGCATGAGAAGATAGGGAAATGAATTTGCCGTCCAACGAAGAGGACTAATCCTGTATTCCAAAGGATGCTATAGACTATTCATGAAAGTAACTTGGATTCAGGTGAGTGTTGCACATGAAAATGATAAAATGGCAAAACTTGATTTAGAAAAGATGGCTCGTGTTTAAATGGTAATCATGATGAATGGATCCGCAGATGGATGAAATGATTGTCCCGTGaagtttgagaaaaaaaaaagttataaacATCGAACCGGACCAAAACGGCAAAAACGGAAGCCGCTGAGGGAAATCCCCGTGTAAAAGGTTCGAGTAATTGAATCCCCGCTTGATGCATGTACCTTTGTCGTTAAGAATGCATAGGTATTTTTATTACAAGATGTGTACAACATAGCTCAAAGCATTATCCATGTTAAAAAGAGAATAAGAAATAAACAATATGAGATGAGACCGGGCATGCTTGAGGATAAATTTGGTCGCAGCTCTTCCTATTCTGTAGCTGTAGTACCTATCTCCATTCCAATCCACCCCTCAGGCATAACATAAGACTACGTCCGGAGATATGCCTTAACAGTCTCTTTGAGAATCGAATTTGGCGCTTGAACTCCATAATTAGATGTATAATTGTACAGCTAGCAAGATTTCCATCTCTTAATCAACAGATCCCGTTTTCTTTCCCTTAGGCTCCACAAAAGGAGCCATTTCATCCTCAAAAGTCTTGAAATCACATAGCTTTCCACCAGCCTCATCAGCAAAAACAATCTTCCTTTTCTTGCAGAACCCATCTCGAGAAGCAGCAGAATCTTTCTCGGCCAATTTCTAAGATAGATCAGTGCAAACTCAGTAAAATTGTCAAAGATATGTTGAGCAGATTATtagtacaatttttttttttaaatttaaaaacatgacAAGGATCCAAAGACTGATAAGAAACAAACCATGAGTTTACAAAAACGGTTGCAGTCCCTGGCCATGATAGAAAGTGATCTTCTTGCACTTTCTTCAACTTTTGTTGCACTTTGTATGGCAAGTCTTATCTGccaaattaagaatttttagaTGTTAACATAATGTGCATGTATTCATATATCTACTCATGCTGAAAACAAGCAAATAATCTTTAATTATAATAGTATGTAATAAAGCGGCATTTTCAGCTTAGTTCTGCATAACTTGCATTCTCAATTTTCAGTTTTCTGTAGCGTGATATTCTAATGAATGTACCAATTAGGATATTTTTGCAAGAAAAAGCTctagaaaagaaacaaagatgCGATAAGGCAAATTGTGCAGGACCATTTACCTAACACAGGCTGATTTGTCCAGTCGCAagtttaatcataaaaaatttgaCTCAGAAAAGAAAgagcaagaagaagaaagaaaaaatagctTAGTACTTCAGTTTCAAAAAGCCAGGATCACTTTGATATCCCTTCTCacataattttaaagtttattatttttaagtgcATTTGAAGTATttatagaaaagaaaagttcattttttaaaaaaccacGAAATTAAGTCTATGCAAATGATGAGGGTGTAGTATCTAATATGCTGCAGGTTTGTTTGTTACCTCATCTGCACTATATTTCAAGGATGTAGCCGGATAAACTTTGGACTGCGATGTTTCTTCAACTATGTCCTTCATGAGCTGCAACTCTTTTGCAAGTTTAGTTACAACAGATTCAATGTCATGCATCTGTTGCTGTGAGAAAAGAATGACACTCTCTGAAGAACTTCGGGTAGAGGTGCGCCCAGAACTAAAACATTGTGCGGAATGAGAGGTATGAGGAACCTTGCGAATATCATTTTGATGAAAACCATTTTTGCATATCCTTGGTTTCCCAACAACTTTCTTGGGACTAGTGATGACTTCAGCTCTCTTGAGCTGACCGGGTCCTTCAAGTCTACTATTCTTATGCTCGTTCTGTTTCCTATAGCATAGCTTCCTTGCATACCCTGAAATTGCCACAATCAACAAATGAAATTCATTGGTTATGTTTGTGATAACAAGGACTTAAGACATGCAGCTTGAGTTGAAGCATATGAGTGACGGAGTTATATAACTAGATCACTCAAATAAAAAGTAAGGCCTTGGACCAAACTTAATTTCCCACATCAGTTACATCAGTTAAGAAAATAAGGTAAATCATAAAGACATTGAAAAGCAATTCTTGCAGATgaatgtgataaaaaaaaagtGTTATTAGTATCAGGTATGGCTCTGAATCAATCCAACAATATTCCAAGGAATTTTCTGTCGTTACATAAACTAATAGCTGTTATATAACTGCATGGAGGAACCAAATATTCTGGTCCTGTCTTTCAACTGATATACacattgaaaaatattaaaatttagttgcATTCTTCTTCTTAACAGGAAcatttttaacaattaaaaccATCCAATATATACCAATTATTACAACAAATTTTCACATGACAGCACCCAACATGTTTTGTTGGCTTTGGTTACTCAGTTAATACAATGCCATTATGATCAACTTTCTAGATAAGCACTTACTGTAGTATTGTTCATCATCTAACTCAATAGATTCCATAGCTTCACGTAGCCTTTTCTGAGAAGTTGGGGAGATGACCTGGAGAAGTGAAAGTATGAGTGATAAATTACTGCAAGAAAAAAAGCAAGTCAAAGTAAACATGTAATAGAATTTACCTTTCTAGTTGAAAAGAGCCTTTCAGGAGGATCTTGCATCTTTGGGCGATGACAATCCTCCAGATTTGCTGATATCACAGGCTCATCAATGCATGAGTTGATGACTGGAGAACAGCTTGTTGTTGCATCAGCACAAGCAGAAGATGGTGATTGTTTTCCCTCAGCTGTAGGAGAATTATCAGCGACAGAAACTAAACAGCTTCTTGGACTTGAATGTAAATTTCGACTCCAAAGTGAACTATAATCTCTGTTATTGCAGCTTATGAAACTGGCTACAATAACTTTTGCACCATCTTTATTTTCATTCTCAGGAAAACATGAATTGCTTCTTTTGCTAAGGTCAATGCGTTGAAGATTATTATTAACGGTGACATCCGGCATTTGAATCTGGCTGCTACTAGTCTTCCATGACTTCTCATGCACACAATGAAAACTTTGGGGTCGCAATGTAGGTATATGATCCTCACAGGAAGAAGATTCAGAGGAATCATTTTTGGGATGATCTACAATAATATCGTCTTTCTGTGCTTCTAAAGAAgaaaaatctgaaattttattattgatctCTTCTGCAATACCTTCCAGCATTATCTCCCTGCCTGAGGATTTTACATCAGGAATTGATTTAAGATCCCAATGCTCCATGTATTCATAAGATTCTCCATTAGTAGCACAACACCGAGGCTCGTTGCTGAAGAAAATCGGCATCTGGGTTTCAACACCACAAGCATTAGTTGTCAACTCTTCACCGATTATCACAGACATCCCAATTTGAGAAACAGAGCCTTTAGCCGTATCTGGCTCTTCAATGGCTACCATTGATGTTCCATTATCCAAATAATAACCATTAGCTGCCTCAGGCTTTTCACAAGGTGCCACTCCATTATAGGCCACTAGCTCGTTACAAGTAAAAGAGGAATCTGAAGAAAAGATAATCATATCTTTGCAAGTAAACTCCGGAACCTCAAGTTTGACATCAATAGATGAAAATTTTTCACTAAATTGAAAGATAATTTCATCACTGGGGATTCCCTCAAACTCCATAATAGATAGGTCAGTTTGAGGTGAAGCATGGACAGTTTTATTTCTGCCTTTTTTATTGGCCTTCTTCTTGTTTAGAATTCTGGATTTCCAACAGCTGAGTGGCTCCAAAATATCATATTCATCCTCCTCAGACTGTGAGTTTATATTGTTCCCTTTAACAAGAGAACCAGTTTCAATACTTTGTTTGCACAAACCGGCATATGTggagaacttcctcctcttctcTTTACATCTCTCTTTAATTTGTTTCAGTGTCATGTTGCCAAAGGTAAGGTCATCTATTTCCCTTGCTCCAACATCAATACCTTTGCTGTTAGACTCTGAAGTTTCAGTTTCACCATcactttctatttttctttcttctgtGAGTACATGTACACTTTCTGCCTCACCACATTGAAACTCAGCTTTTGGTCTATACACTGGAAATGGCTCAAGAGAATTTTCATCTTCAGTTTCATATAGATCTTTTACCTTCTTGAACTTAAGTGCGGGCCTTCCATGATACACATTCAAGGCTTTTGTTACCAAACCACCTTTAGCAGCCAGGATAAAATGTAAATGAACGCAACTTCGTAACTCCATTGGATGAAAGTAGAAATTGTATTTTTCTCACCAGTGTATGGTCATTAATCACAGTGCTGGCCCTCTAGCAAGAGCAAATTCAATCGTTGAGATCAGATGACATGTCATCATATGCATAAATTAATACAGAATAACAACAGTTTATGTACTGTTCAACTTTCATGTTCAGATGATAAAAATACTTTTGGTTTCAGTAAATATTATTGAGTATAACACTAAACTAtgaattttagtaatttattgCTATTAAAATTACATAACCTATAATACTCGGAAAATTTcatatgatttaatattttcaaagtacataacttttaattgaatcCCAAAATTTGACCaagatattaatttttcatgCTACGGCTGCAAAAGCAGCCCTGTACTGTCCACATTTGCATTAAGTTTTACCGCATCAACAAAATCATTCTCAGAAATCCATAAAGAATATGTGATTATGACATCATTCTAGAAGTTGAATCCACAAGtatcaactagaaaataatttgCAATTTTGGCTTCAATCTATTTCCAAAATCTAGAGTGTTCTGCAACCGAATACATCGGTTGAGTTGAAATATATACAATTAGTAATCAGTTCTCCCTTACATTTTCATCGGATCTGAAATTCTGAATTTATAAATCCTTATTCCAGGGAAAAAGACAGAAAGATGTGTATATATAAAACAAAAACCTGCATCATTGCTCTTGGAAATCACAAGCAAATGCATACACCAACAGAAGAGCTTACAAGCTCATTAACCACGACAGGCACTAACAAATACAGGCGAAAAATTCTTTTCAATTCAACACTGTCAGAGTTCCTTTAGTCTCATCTAAAACCACACCAATTCTTTTGTGCAAATCAACATCACCGAGACGAGTCAAATCAATTTCCGGAGCAAACAATTAACAGAATCTGCAGATCTAACGGTACTAAAGAGCATTGAATCGCAAAAGCAACTCACCTGGGATGGAAGACTCGTAGTCGCCGACTAGGTTTCAGCGAGAGGAGAGATTGGAAGCAATAGAGAGAAGGGAGAAGCGATTAAGCTGAAGTGAGATACTTTCATAAGTTATAGATTGGTGAGCTAAAGAGGGATTGCAattgaaataagagaaaaggaagGAATACCCGCCAAAAAAATTGTTGGCGCGACTCGGGGTTACCGTCCAGATTAGTTAGAAAGAAAAAGATAGAGAGAGAAGAGGAAAGCTTGCGTGTTCTCATAAGTACGGATGCGTTGAATCCACCGGTTAAATATCCACCGTCGATTTTCAGATTTTGTTTTCGCTGATCAATCTATTGTACGGCGCTGTGGATGAGATCCCATTGCCCTAAAAACTTGGGCCGAAAGTTGCCCATGTCTCAACGAAAGACGAGTGACATCGAAGGCCCGCGGTTGAGTCGGTATTCGATATAATTGGATAATTGATTAATTCAGTTATTTCATTATGGGTTATATTTTGTTCACTATCTTTAAACATTTCAATTTTTAAGTGCCGCTTGAATTATATTATACTGAACTATATCTAACAAAACTAAGACAATCAAATAGAAAATAACGATGAAAATATTAAAGCTACTAGGATATTTTGTAATGATTGACAAATTTTAATAAAgttgatagaaaaataaaaataatatagaatttttttggatataatttataatttaattatttatacttcatttatgtttttaaaataattaactttaataagaatcaaatttaaaacttttcaatttaaaaaatgaatccAGTATTATTAACTAAAAGTCAATTGATTTTGAAGTTATTGTGATATATTACATtatattacatatatatattaattatattgtaACGTtactatttttcaatattttataatttaaacttttaaacatttgcttaaaaagtATAATATTTATAGAATTATATGAGGTgagtaaagaaaagaaaatttattaatcgaaTGAAAATTTAAGGAGGAAATTATTTACCTTTATGTTAGAAACTACCCAAAGAAAAAAGAGGCAACGAGAGAGAAACCCAGGATGCACCAGCCCACCAAAGCAAGAAATCCACAAGGCAAAGCCGGGCAGCCCGCCACGACAGTAGAATGTATGTAGACCCACCTATCCACAAGGCAAAGACAAGGGCCACCTGAAATTTTGGAATAAGCGCCGATACGTACAAATATAAACCTCGAGGGAAAAaagggcaaaaaaaaaaaaacaaaaagaaaaggccTACTCGCCTTgactctctctccctctccccatccctctctctttttctccgAAATGATGAAGGCATCTTTGAAGGGCAGGTATGAAACTGACAAAACCAGCGCGGCTGCTACCGTTGCCTTCAACGCTGGCGATGTTAAGCTCCGGGCTTCCATGGCAGACGCCACCGTTGTCAACGGCCCCAGCTTAAACGGCTTGGTTTTGGCTATCGAGAAGCCCGGCTTCTTCGTCGTCGATTACAATGTCCCCAAAAAGGTAATGCACAAAATTTGATTACTTACTCagcttcaattttaattttttgctaaCTTCTGTTTGGTGTCGAGAAATTGTAGTAATAGGAAAGTTGAATTGAAACAATTGTTGTGATACACTGATAAGAAATCTTTGACTTTCTATCGTCTGCGCTGCTTATTAGCCTACTGAAGAATTTGGCAATTAGGGTTTTCATTTTGGAGGAATTTATAGTTTTTTCCCACACTTGGTGAAACTAAGAAAATTTAAAGGAAACTTGAAATCTAGCAAATGATTATTGGTGAAATAATAATGAGAGAATTCAAAACTCATATGTTTTTATTTCTGTCACACAAGGAAGCTGCAtttgttataaattttataacaataatGATACACTAATTCACTAACTACAGAGCGTCTTCTTGTACAGGATTTTCGATTTCAGTTCATGAGCACAGTTAAGGTTGCTGATAAGCCCTTGAACTTGACATACATTCACAGCAGAGGGGATAACCGCACGATATTAGATGGGGCTCTTGTGTTAGATTCAGCTAATAAGGTGTCTGCAAATTACATGCTTGGCACAGGGAATTGCAAGTTGAAGTATACGTATGTGCATGGTGGGGCAACCACATTTGAACCTTGCTATGATTTGGCAAAGAATTCCTGGGATTTTGCTGTTTCACGTAAGGTTTA
This genomic window contains:
- the LOC110606828 gene encoding outer envelope pore protein 24B, chloroplastic; amino-acid sequence: MMKASLKGRYETDKTSAAATVAFNAGDVKLRASMADATVVNGPSLNGLVLAIEKPGFFVVDYNVPKKDFRFQFMSTVKVADKPLNLTYIHSRGDNRTILDGALVLDSANKVSANYMLGTGNCKLKYTYVHGGATTFEPCYDLAKNSWDFAVSRKVYADDVFRATYQTSSKALALEWSRNSKFNGSFKISASVNLGEESKVPKLSAESTWNLEI
- the LOC110605908 gene encoding uncharacterized protein LOC110605908 codes for the protein MELRSCVHLHFILAAKGGLVTKALNVYHGRPALKFKKVKDLYETEDENSLEPFPVYRPKAEFQCGEAESVHVLTEERKIESDGETETSESNSKGIDVGAREIDDLTFGNMTLKQIKERCKEKRRKFSTYAGLCKQSIETGSLVKGNNINSQSEEDEYDILEPLSCWKSRILNKKKANKKGRNKTVHASPQTDLSIMEFEGIPSDEIIFQFSEKFSSIDVKLEVPEFTCKDMIIFSSDSSFTCNELVAYNGVAPCEKPEAANGYYLDNGTSMVAIEEPDTAKGSVSQIGMSVIIGEELTTNACGVETQMPIFFSNEPRCCATNGESYEYMEHWDLKSIPDVKSSGREIMLEGIAEEINNKISDFSSLEAQKDDIIVDHPKNDSSESSSCEDHIPTLRPQSFHCVHEKSWKTSSSQIQMPDVTVNNNLQRIDLSKRSNSCFPENENKDGAKVIVASFISCNNRDYSSLWSRNLHSSPRSCLVSVADNSPTAEGKQSPSSACADATTSCSPVINSCIDEPVISANLEDCHRPKMQDPPERLFSTRKVISPTSQKRLREAMESIELDDEQYYRYARKLCYRKQNEHKNSRLEGPGQLKRAEVITSPKKVVGKPRICKNGFHQNDIRKVPHTSHSAQCFSSGRTSTRSSSESVILFSQQQMHDIESVVTKLAKELQLMKDIVEETSQSKVYPATSLKYSADEIRLAIQSATKVEESARRSLSIMARDCNRFCKLMKLAEKDSAASRDGFCKKRKIVFADEAGGKLCDFKTFEDEMAPFVEPKGKKTGSVD
- the LOC110605916 gene encoding transcription repressor OFP7 — encoded protein: MPASLLTINTCSFTFTFVSHCISFKESSNTNKIMAKRFKLKLSRVIPSFQICRSKNASEIPVPVIYRVSPFNPKALDINYPKLPDPPPSTPDTYKRHLSGKKASVGCRCQARSLAQYLADCSFDSLDFAREKEAYERRPTKLHPYMESISFSDESNGNISPIIASASRKNKKKEDRKDSNKGEMAVSWEDGGCSFSSEGKENEVETETLLFPSRSFSYDSSYDFCYPFVNTTTKKTDNGNKKTGGMKIRKLKRQVSKNQKLSSPEVISPMRASVLRKMISCTADGKVKESVAVVKKSKDPYEDFKRSMLEMILEKQMFEAKDLEELLHCFLSLNSRQYHGVIVEAFSDIWETLFCDSPAKKRNSVHF